One genomic segment of Scylla paramamosain isolate STU-SP2022 chromosome 11, ASM3559412v1, whole genome shotgun sequence includes these proteins:
- the LOC135104891 gene encoding monocarboxylate transporter 12-like isoform X2, giving the protein MGSNFKYNLCILCREKNPEDCHSVTPSTQVQSWVGSSSLAVSRVTAPLVVALCRRKSTRLTAVIGGLVMALAVLFASFALHLHQVFLSYGLVLGVGVGMTREAANLMLGQYFRRRREFVEIIAQSGCGIGVTLFSVFFKEAIRSVGWRLGLQAVTGVVFSSFFLGIFYRSASLYHPQRRAILHIKNQKRKQVRDKYKIDSEKPPYFDLTCLKLRSVQILITAAAVASVGLYTPLFYLILDAQTEGLEDSALILLQTFLGFAYALGCIGFGLIVVKQSAQCMISRQYLCQASMYGLGVTMLALTAVRGYYGYVLFMWLYGLLLGGAHYAFQMLTLEKVRTRHFSRAWGYIQGSTALPILLGVPVTGYINESNPKSGYFFASIFLLGGASCLFLLNYFRERLSKHDTTVSFTTVDSHLAHDPYAVPLENGGGGAAATGSAGASGSNKAPMAPPPQLPKAPVCTCGADSNAPPPPPALQLPGPGQDHAKASAALNKLGKTISFATSVDVVEPKLRPELLTCISEEGLLDHYYDYVVDCVNSCRHDDFCSERGSVDGERDETDDEGLEPRPRHHQHQHHRPHASQHPRFRVHLPHGRRLGQASGVSFSEPEDLARLGQGGCGSGRRLAHSSPAHHAHHEYTPPPLPAPRPPILRRQPQPATRPRRNITVIEEMTTSV; this is encoded by the exons ATGGGAAGCAATTTCAAGTACAATTTGTGCATATTATGTAGAGAGAAAAACCCCGAAGACTGTCACTCAGTCACTCCATCAACACAAGTCCAAA GCTGGGTGGGGTCTAGCAGCCTGGCCGTGTCCCGCGTGACGGCGCCCTTAGTGGTGGCCCTGTGTCGCCGGAAGAGCACCAGACTCACGGCGGTCATCGGGGGCCTGGTGATGGCGCTGGCTGTCCTTTTCGCCTCCTTCGCGCTGCATCTCCACCAGGTGTTCCTCAG CTACGGCCTGGTGCTCGGCGTGGGCGTGGGCATGACGAGGGAAGCCGCCAACCTGATGCTGGGGCAGTACTTCAGACGCAGGAGGGAGTTCGTGGAGATTATTGCTCAGTCTGGCTGTGGGATTGGCGTCACgctcttctccgttttcttcaagGAGGCGATCAG GTCGGTCGGGTGGCGTCTGGGACTGCAGGCCGTGACAGGCGTGGTCTTCTCCAGCTTCTTCCTGGGCATCTTCTACAGGTCAGCCTCGCTCTACCACCCCCAGCGGCGCGCCATCCTGCACATCAAGAACCAGAAGAGAAAG CAAGTGAGGGACAAGTACAAGATCGACTCTGAGAAGCCACCTTACTTTGACCTGACCTGCCTGAAGCTGAGGTCAGTCCAGATCCTCATCACTGCAGCAGCCGTCGCCTCCGTGGGCTTGTACACACCTTTGTTCTACCTC ATTCTGGATGCGCAGACGGAGGGACTGGAGGACTCTGCGCTGATCCTCCTGCAGACGTTCCTTGGGTTCGCCTACGCCCTGGGCTGCATAGGGTTCGGTCTCATCGTGGTGAAGCAGAGTGCGCAGTGCATGATTTCCCGCCAGTACCTGTGCCAAGCCTCTATGTATGGACtag GGGTGACCATGCTGGCGCTGACGGCGGTGCGCGGCTACTACGGCTACGTGCTCTTCATGTGGCTGTACGGGCTGCTGCTGGGGGGCGCGCATTACGCCTTCCAGATGCTGACGCTGGAGAAGGTCCGCACCAGGCACTTCTCCAGGGCGTGGGGCTACATCCAGGGCTCCACGGCACTCCCCATACTGCTGGGGGTGCCCGTCACTG GTTACATCAACGAGAGTAACCCGAAGAGCGGCTACTTCTTCGCCAGCATCTTTCTGCTTGGCGGCgcctcctgcctcttcctcctcaactaCTTCCGGGAGCGTCTGTCCAAACACGACACCACGGTCTCCTTCACCACCGTGGACTCCCACCTCGCCCACGATCCCTACGCGGTGCCCCTGGAGAACGGTGGCGGCGGAGCGGCTGCTACGGGAAGCGCTGGGGCCTCTGGGAGCAACAAGGCGCCGATGGCTCCGCCGCCACAGCTCCCCAAGGCACCTGTGTGTACCTGCGGCGCCGACTCCAacgcgccgccgccgccgcccgccctGCAGCTCCCAGGGCCTGGACAGGACCACGCCAAGGCCTCGGCGGCGCTGAACAAACTCGGCAAGACCATCTCCTTCGCCACCTCGGTGGACGTGGTGGAGCCCAAGCTGCGGCCCGAGCTGCTCACCTGCATCTCCGAGGAGGGGCTGCTCGATCACTACTACGACTACGTGGTGGACTGCGTCAACTCCTGCCGCCACGACGACTTCTGCAGTGAGCGAGGCAGCGTGGACGGCGAGAGAGACGAAACCGACGACGAGGGTCTTGAACCCCGtcctcgccaccaccagcaccagcaccaccgccctCACGCCTCCCAGCACCCAAGGTTCCGCGTGCACCTCCCCCACGGCCGCCGCCTGGGGCAAGCCAGCGGCGTCAGCTTCAGCGAGCCTGAGGACCTGGCCAGGCTGGGCCAAGGTGGCTGCGGGAGCGGCCGACGACTGGCCCACTCCTCGCCCGCCCACCATGCCCATCATGAATACACTCCCCCGCCCCTGCCCGCCCCGCGGCCCCCAATACTGCGCCGCCAGCCGCAGCCCGCCACCCGCCCGCGACGCAACATCACCGTGATAGAGGAGATGACCACCTCCGTGTGA